The following is a genomic window from Neisseria zalophi.
AGAAGACATTGATTTTCTCGAAGCCGCCGATGCCCGTGGCAAACTGGCCAATCTGCAAAGCCGTCTGAAAACCGTAATCGACAGTGCCCAACAGGGCGCAATTTTGCGCGAGGGCATGAATGTGGTTTTGGTGGGAGCGCCCAATGTCGGCAAATCCAGCCTGCTGAATGCTTTGGCCGGCGATGATATTGCGATTGTTACCGATATTGCCGGCACCACCCGCGATACAGTACGTGAACAAATCACGCTCGACGGTGTGCCGGTTCATATTATCGACACCGCCGGTTTGCGTGAAACCGATGATATTGTCGAAAAAATCGGTATTGAGCGCAGCCAGAAAGCGGTTAGCGAGGCCGATGTCGCTCTGATTCTAATTGATCCGCGCGAGGGCATTAATGCCAAAACACAGGCGATTCTCAACAGCCTGCCGGATGGCCTGAAAAAAATCGAAATCCACAATAAAAGCGATTTAACCGGCGAAACAGTACGCCTGATTTCAGACGGCCGACAAACTGAAACCGGTGCCGATACGCTGATTAAACTTTCTGCCAAAACCGGCGAGGGTTTAGACTTGCTCAAACAGGCATTATTAAAAGAAATCGGTTGGCAGGGCGAAAGCGAAAGCCTGTTTTTAGCCCGCAGTCGCCACCTTACTGCTCTACATGCGGCAGAAATCGAATTGGAAAACGCCGCGCTATGCGGCAACGACCAAATCGAATTGCTGGCTGAGCATTTGCGTTTGGCACAAGCAGCTTGTAGTGAAATTACAGGTGAGTTTACTGCAGATGATTTATTGGGTGTTATCTTTTCCAGATTCTGCATCGGTAAATAAAAAACCATATTAAAAAATAAGGCCGTCTGAAAGCTTTTCAGAACGGCCTGTTTGATTAATGGAGCAATGTAATTAAATATCGTATGTTGTCGACGCGGTGTCACCGCCTTTACCCGTCCAATTAGTGTGGAAAAACTCGCCGCGCGGTTTATCGGTACGCTCATAGGTATGCGCGCCGAAATAATCGCGTTGTGCTTGCAACAGATTGGCCGGTAAGCGCTCGCTGGTATAACCATCAAGGAAAGTAATGGCTGAAGTCATACAAGGCATAGGAATGCCACATTCAATGGCTTTGGCAGTAACCTTACGCCATGCATCCAAACAATTTTCAATGATTTCTTTAAAATAAGGATCGGCACCCAAAAAAACCAAATCGGGATTGGTTTCATAAGCATCGCGGATATTGCCTAAAAATGCACTGCGGATAATACAGCCTTCACGCCACAGTAAAGCGGTTTTGCCGTAATTCAAGGCCCAATCGTGGTTTTCGCTGGCTTCGCGAATCAACATAAAGCCTTGTGCATAAGAAATAATTTTTGATGCCAATAATGCTTCACGCAATGCTTCCACCCATTCGGTTTTATTGCCTTCTATGGGTTTGATGGTTTTATTGAATAGTTTACCTGTTTGGGTACGCTGTTCTTTTAAAGCCGATACGCAGCGGGCGAATACCGATTCGGTAATTAATGTAAGCGGAATACCCAAATCCAAAGCGTTAATGCCCGTCCATTTTCCGGTACCTTTTTGGCCGGCGGTGTCCAAGATTTTTTCTACCAACGGCTCGCCGTTTTCATCTTTGAAGCCTAAAATATCGGCTGTAATTTCAATCAGATAGGAATCCAGTTCGGTACGGTTCCAAATGCTGAAAATTTCATGCATTTGTTGATAATCCAAACCTAGTCCGTCTTTCATAAACTGATAGGCTTCGCAGATGAGCTGCATATCGCCGTATTCAATACCATTATGCACCATTTTTACAAAATGCCCGGCACCGTCACGGCCGACCCAATTACAACAAGGTTCGCCTTCGGGCGTTTTGGCTGCAATCGCCTGCAAAATCGGTTTGACATAAGGCCAGGCCTCTTCATTGCCGCCAGGCATAATCGAAGGGCCGTGTCGCGCGCCTTCTTCACCACCGGAAACACCGGCACCAACAAAACGGATACCTTTTTCAGCCAATTCATGCGTTCGACGGGTTGAATCGGGAAAATTAGCATTACCACCGTCAATAATAATGTCGTCTTTATCGAGAAGGGGAACAAGTTGGCTGATAAAGTCGTCTACTACTTCACCGGCTCTAACCATCAGCATAATTTTTCTGGGTTTTTCCAATTTATCGACTAATTCTTGTAGAGAATGGGCACCAATAATATTTGTGCCTTTGGCAGCGCCGTTGAGAAAATCGTCTACTTTGGAAATAGTACGATTGAAAGCAATGACTTTGAAGCCTTTATCGTTCATATTGAGAATCAGGTTTTGACCCATAACGGCCAAACCAATTACACCGATATCACCTTTCATTGGAAAATCCTTTTGTATGTGGATGTTTATAGTGTGAACTTTAACTGATTCAGTGTAGTTAAACAACGCTTATAAAGAAAAGGCTAAGTAAAGAGATTTTATTTGGAAGCGTGTTTTTAAAGTATTACAACTTATATTTAAATAATAAAAAGATATTGATATTGAAACATAATCTTTTTTGTGAATAACTTATTTTTTAATTTAATTTCAATTTGTTATTTATATTTTTTGGTTTGGGAAAACCCCACTTTTTCTTTACGGATAAATGTGGATGATTTTTCCATTTTTTAAGTGTTTGTGGACTATAAAATAGTTATCCACAGCTTTCAGACGGCTTATCCCTTTTAGACTGTTTTTCTAAAAGCGGTTTTTTGAAGGATGGTAAAGAATTAATATTTTATATTAAACAATTAGTTATATTATTTTTGTGGTATCAGTTAATATTTTTAATAAATATAGATAAAAACAGATGGGAGAAAAATAATGAAGATAAAAGTTTTATGGGGTTTGCTGGCAACCTTAACTTTGGTCTCACAGGCAGCACCTTTACCGGATTTGAACGCTATAACTCAGGGTGTTGAAATTTCCGTTCAAAGTGTTGAAAAACGGGCACCGGAACAAGGTACGGGGCTGACCGATCAGAAATTGGTACGTGCAAAGGAATTTATGGCGGCATCGGCCAATCCGTTAGCAACCGAAGCCGGCTATGACATTTTAAAGCGTGGCGGTAGTGCCATTGATGCCATGATTGCCATGCAGACTACATTAAGCCTTACCGAGCCGCAGTCTTCCGGTTTGGGTGGCGGTGCTTTTTTGGTGTATTGGGACAATAAAGAGAAAAAACTCACCACTTTTGATGCGCGTGAAACCGCGCCGGAATCAGCTACACCTGAGCTTTTCTTAGATGAAGAAGGCAAACCGTTGCAATTTATGGAAGCGGTTGTCGGCGGCCGTTCGGTCGGGGTGCCGGGTATTCCCAAACTATTGGAAGACGTGCATAAACGCTATGGAAAACTGCCGTGGAATATCTTATTCGATAAACCGATTGCATTGGCACAAGAAGGTTTTGCCGTATCGCAGCGGATGGCACGTTCTATCGAGCAGAACCGCGAGCAATTACAACGTTATCCCGCAACAGCAGCTTATTTTTTACCCGGCGGCAAACCACTCGAAGAAGGTATGGTTTTAAAAAATCCTGAATTTGCCACTACAGTGAAATTATTGGCTGAAAAGGGCAGCGAACCATTTTATAGCGGCCAGCCCGCTATGAATATTGCAAAAGCGGTGAGCAATGCACAGGATAATCCTGGCTTGATGACGCCTAGTGATTTGCAAAGCTATCGGGTTATCGAGCGGCCACCGGTTTGTTCACCTTATCGAGAATATGAAATTTGCGGTATGGGCGCACCGAGTTCGGGCGGGATTGCTTTGGGTCAAATTTTCGGTATTCTACAAAATTTCGATATGAAAGCATTGGGGCCGGAAAGTATGTTGAGCTGGCGATTGTTGGGTGATGCTTCCCGCTTGGCATTTGCTGATCGCAATTATTATGTAGCCGATCCTCAATTTACCGATGTACCCGAAAAGATAATGCTTCATCCGGCTTATTTGAAACTGCGTGC
Proteins encoded in this region:
- the mnmE gene encoding tRNA uridine-5-carboxymethylaminomethyl(34) synthesis GTPase MnmE, with the protein product MLPSNPTIAAIATAPGRGGVGVIRLSGKNLLPLAQEISGGKNPKPRVALYTDFFDSDGQAIDNGLMLYFAAPASFTGEDVIELQGHGGPVVMDMLLQRCLQLGARMAEPGEFTKRAFLNNKLDLAQAESVADLIDASSRSAARMAVRSLKGAFSQHIHTLVDELITLRMLVEATLDFPEEDIDFLEAADARGKLANLQSRLKTVIDSAQQGAILREGMNVVLVGAPNVGKSSLLNALAGDDIAIVTDIAGTTRDTVREQITLDGVPVHIIDTAGLRETDDIVEKIGIERSQKAVSEADVALILIDPREGINAKTQAILNSLPDGLKKIEIHNKSDLTGETVRLISDGRQTETGADTLIKLSAKTGEGLDLLKQALLKEIGWQGESESLFLARSRHLTALHAAEIELENAALCGNDQIELLAEHLRLAQAACSEITGEFTADDLLGVIFSRFCIGK
- the gnd gene encoding decarboxylating NADP(+)-dependent phosphogluconate dehydrogenase, whose protein sequence is MKGDIGVIGLAVMGQNLILNMNDKGFKVIAFNRTISKVDDFLNGAAKGTNIIGAHSLQELVDKLEKPRKIMLMVRAGEVVDDFISQLVPLLDKDDIIIDGGNANFPDSTRRTHELAEKGIRFVGAGVSGGEEGARHGPSIMPGGNEEAWPYVKPILQAIAAKTPEGEPCCNWVGRDGAGHFVKMVHNGIEYGDMQLICEAYQFMKDGLGLDYQQMHEIFSIWNRTELDSYLIEITADILGFKDENGEPLVEKILDTAGQKGTGKWTGINALDLGIPLTLITESVFARCVSALKEQRTQTGKLFNKTIKPIEGNKTEWVEALREALLASKIISYAQGFMLIREASENHDWALNYGKTALLWREGCIIRSAFLGNIRDAYETNPDLVFLGADPYFKEIIENCLDAWRKVTAKAIECGIPMPCMTSAITFLDGYTSERLPANLLQAQRDYFGAHTYERTDKPRGEFFHTNWTGKGGDTASTTYDI
- the ggt gene encoding gamma-glutamyltransferase translates to MKIKVLWGLLATLTLVSQAAPLPDLNAITQGVEISVQSVEKRAPEQGTGLTDQKLVRAKEFMAASANPLATEAGYDILKRGGSAIDAMIAMQTTLSLTEPQSSGLGGGAFLVYWDNKEKKLTTFDARETAPESATPELFLDEEGKPLQFMEAVVGGRSVGVPGIPKLLEDVHKRYGKLPWNILFDKPIALAQEGFAVSQRMARSIEQNREQLQRYPATAAYFLPGGKPLEEGMVLKNPEFATTVKLLAEKGSEPFYSGQPAMNIAKAVSNAQDNPGLMTPSDLQSYRVIERPPVCSPYREYEICGMGAPSSGGIALGQIFGILQNFDMKALGPESMLSWRLLGDASRLAFADRNYYVADPQFTDVPEKIMLHPAYLKLRAGLIADHYGALKNITPGGFSRTEQAGKSNDLELPSTSHLVIVDKEGNVVSMTTSIENAFGSTLMANGYLLNNELTDFSFTPVDEEGRIIANSVAGGKRPRSSMSPTIVLKNGEPYLALGSPGGSRIIGYVAKTLMAHLDWGMDIQQAIYYPNFLNRTGVYELEENTSVATKAPTLERLGYQVQVRDLNSGVQGIVITQEGLEGGADPRREGKVMGD